A single window of Rhipicephalus microplus isolate Deutch F79 chromosome 5, USDA_Rmic, whole genome shotgun sequence DNA harbors:
- the LOC119174752 gene encoding uncharacterized protein LOC119174752 translates to MECYEDPENPGQVYVRLLRQDLLEELVMSKKRGRLVVILVDDEFLVYRPTNGVKMTSPPNVELLVKDVCKVLGRDRWNAAIKNHATKDTSVHIFTDMDLYELSDLLAKELDVRVFCHLFHRIR, encoded by the coding sequence ATGGAGTGCTACGAAGACCCCGAAAACCCGGGCCAGGTCTACGTGCGCCTCCTGCGCCAGGACCTGCTGGAAGAACTGGTGATGTCCAAAAAGCGCGGAAGGTTGGTCGTTATCCTCGTCGACGATGAGTTCCTCGTGTACCGACCGACCAATGGCGTGAAAATGACCTCACCACCTAACGTCGAACTGCTGGTTAAGGACGTATGCAAGGTGCTCGGCCGCGACCGCTGGAACGCGGCCATCAAGAACCACGCCACTAAGGACACGTCGGTGCACATCTTCACTGACATGGACCTCTACGAACTGTCCGACTTGTTGGCCAAGGAACTGGACGTGAGAGTGTTCTGTCACTTGTTTCATCGGATAAGGTGA